The Carassius auratus strain Wakin unplaced genomic scaffold, ASM336829v1 scaf_tig00040939, whole genome shotgun sequence genome has a segment encoding these proteins:
- the LOC113084935 gene encoding uncharacterized protein LOC113084935 isoform X2, translated as MRKRTPTCGFISDFIIMRLSPASQHLLLLLLSVLSLTNPSLANTTDPSVSTTTVQSWTAPAIFYPFGSAAGDTEHVETGGESYYYVGLSTPFKFFGRTYNQIYVNYNGLLTFNVPSVSGLYNPTRGTEDFIAALWNDFDDNYSGVFSYQQYTNGSVLSRASQDINQYFSQVNINADWVFVVTWRYGSQPNPAILFQVVLISGSGQSYFLMNYGDCGMLYGQVEAGYDTINSTYHFVIPDSSNGNYQSLKNTTNVNVPGRWTFSAWAAPAIFYQFGSAAGDTEYSLNSDEGYLLIPFSIPYTFFNHAYNSLYVHFNGLITFNQPQPSSGPNYNPSRGAEDFIAPLWSDLDDYYNGMFLYQEYTNGSVLTRATQDINQYFPQNNFTASWVFVVTWKYGPQQNPAILFQVVLISDGYFSFFLMNYGDCAVLYEQVEAGYDTINSIYNFVIPDSTNGNYQNLKNTTNVNVSGRWAFIASNESVITTTTTTTTTTTTTTTAPTTVQSWTAPAIFYPFGSAAGDTEHFENGGESYYSVGLSTPFKFFGRTYNQIYVNYNGLLTFNIPSMSGPYNPTRGTEDFIAALWNDFDDYYSGVISYQQYTNGSVLSRASQDINQYFFQANINADWVFVVTWKYGSQPNPAILFQVVLISGSGQSYFLMNYGDCGMLYGQVEAGYDTINSISHFVIPDSSNGNFQNLKNTTNVNVPGRWTFSAWAAPAIFYQFGSATGDTEYVSSDEGYISIPFSIPYTFFNHTYNSLYVHFNGLITFTQPQPSSGPTYIPTRGAEDFIAPLWGDLDDYYNGVFSYQQYTNGSVLTRATQDINQYFPQNDFVASWVFVVTWKYGPGQNPAILFQVVLISDGSLSFFLMNYGDCAYGQVEAGYNTIHSIYNFVIPDSTNGNCQNLKNTTNVNVPGRWAFMAGSENVVGLQVRLQSFSDLTKKEDVETVLQQIKQMLLDRGLSSSVVMKIRKVEKTKP; from the exons ATGAG AAAAAGAACCCCTACATGTGGTTTTATCTCTGACTTCATCATCATGAGACTGTCTCCGGCTTCACAACATCTTCTGCTGCTCCTCTTATCTGTCCTGTCACTCA CAAACCCCTCATTGGCCAACACCACAGATCCATCAG tcaGTACAACAACTGTTCAGTCATGGACAG CGCCAGCAATATTTTATCCATTTGGCTCAGCAGCAGGAGACACTGAACATGTTGAAACTGGTGGTGAAAGCTACTATTATGTTGGTCTTTCAACTCCATTTAAGTTCTTCGGCCGAACATACAACCAGATATAT GTCAATTATAATGGACTCCTTACGTTCAACGTCCCTTCAGTGTCAGGACTATACAATCCCACCAGAGGAACTGAAGATTTCATTGCTGCGCTCTGGAATGACTTTGATGACAATTACAGTGGTGTATTCTCATATCAGCAGTACACCAATGGAAGCGTCCTCAGTCGCGCCTCTCAGGATATCAACCAGTATTTCTCTCAAGTGAACATCAATGCTGATTGGGTCTTTGTCGTCACTTGGAGATATGGATCTCAGCCAAACccg gcAATCCTGTTTCAAGTAGTTTTAATTTCAGGTAGTGGTCAGTCTTACTTTCTGATGAATTATGGTGACTGCGGTATGTTATATGGTCAAGTGGAG GCTGGATATGACACAATAAACTCCACATACCATTTTGTAATCCCTGATTCATCTAATGGCAACTACCAAAGCCTGAAGAACACgactaatgtaaatgttcctGGTCGCTGGACATTTAGTGCATGGGCAG CACCAGCAATATTCTATCAGTTCGGCTCAGCAGCAGGAGACACTGAATATTCTTTAAATTCTGATGAAGGCTATTTATTAATTCCCTTCTCCATTCCATATACATTCTTTAACCACGCGTACAACAGCTTATAT GTTCATTTTAACGGACTCATTACTTTCAACCAACCACAACCCTCATCTGGACCTAACTATAATCCCAGCAGAGGAGCTGAAGATTTCATCGCTCCGCTCTGGAGTGACCTTGATGACTATTATAATGGTATGTTCTTGTATCAGGAGTACACTAATGGAAGTGTCCTCACTCGCGCCACTCAAGATATAAACCAGTATTTCCCTCAGAATAACTTCACTGCTTCTTGGGTCTTTGTCGTCACTTGGAAATATGGACCACAGCAAAACCcg gcAATCCTGTTTCAAGTGGTTTTGATATCAGATggctatttttctttctttctgatgaATTATGGTGACTGCGCTGTACTTTATGAACAAGTGGAG GCTGGATATGACACAATAAACTCCATATACAACTTTGTAATTCCCGATTCAACTAACGGCAACTACCAAAACCTGAAGAACACGACTAACGTAAATGTTTCTGGTCGTTGGGCATTCATCGCAAGCAATGAATCAG tcattacaacaacaacaacaacaacaacaacaacaacaacaactacaacagccCCAACAACTGTTCAGTCATGGACAG CGCCAGCAATATTTTATCCATTTGGCTCAGCAGCAGGAGACACTGAACATTTTGAAAATGGTGGTGAAAGCTACTATTCTGTTGGTCTTTCAACTCCATTTAAGTTCTTCGGCCGAACATACAACCAGATATAT GTCAATTATAATGGACTCCTTACGTTCAACATACCTTCAATGTCAGGACCATACAATCCCACCAGAGGAACTGAAGATTTCATTGCTGCACTCTGGAATGACTTTGATGACTATTACAGTGGTGTGATCTCATATCAGCAGTACACCAATGGAAGCGTCCTCAGTCGCGCCTCTCAGGATATCAACCAGTATTTCTTTCAAGCGAACATCAATGCTGATTGGGTCTTTGTCGTCACTTGGAAATACGGATCTCAACCAAACCCG gcaATCCTGTTTCAAGTAGTTTTAATTTCAGGTAGTGGTCAGTCTTACTTTCTGATGAATTATGGTGACTGCGGTATGTTATATGGTCAAGTAGAG GCTGGATATGACACAATAAACTCCATAAGCCACTTTGTAATCCCTGATTCATCTAATGGCAACTTCCAAAACCTGAAGAACACgactaatgtaaatgttcctGGTCGTTGGACCTTTAGTGCATGGGCAG CACCAGCAATATTCTATCAGTTTGGTTCAGCAACAGGAGACACTGAATATGTTTCTTCTGATGAAGGCTATATATCCATTCCCTTCTCCATTCCATATACATTCTTTAACCACACATACAACAGCTTATAT GTTCATTTTAACGGACTCATTACATTCACCCAACCACAACCCTCATCTGGACCGACCTATATTCCCACCAGAGGAGCTGAAGATTTCATCGCTCCACTCTGGGGTGACCTTGATGACTATTATAATGGTGTGTTCTCGTATCAGCAGTACACTAATGGAAGTGTCCTCACTCGCGCCACTCAGGATATCAACCAGTATTTCCCTCAGAATGACTTTGTTGCTTCTTGGGTCTTTGTTGTCACTTGGAAATATGGACCTGGGCAAAACCcg GCAATCCTGTTTCAAGTGGTTTTGATCTCAGATggcagtctttctttctttctgatgaATTATGGTGACTGCGCATATGGTCAAGTGGAG GCTGGATATAACACAATACATTCTATATACAACTTTGTAATTCCCGATTCAACTAATGGCAACTGCCAAAACCTGAAGAACACGACTAACGTAAATGTTCCTGGTCGTTGGGCATTCATGGCTGGATCAG AAAATGTTGTAGGACTTCAAGTGAGACTTCAGTCATTTTCAGACCTAACAAAGAAGGAAGACGTTGAGACTGTTTTGCAGCAA ATAAAACAAATGCTGTTAGATCGTGGACTGTCAAGTAGTGTCGTGATGAAGATAAGAAAAGTCGAGAAGACAAAGCCGTAG
- the LOC113084935 gene encoding uncharacterized protein LOC113084935 isoform X1: MRKRTPTCGFISDFIIMRLSPASQHLLLLLLSVLSLTNPSLANTTDPSVNTTITPTTTAQPWTVNPSLTTTTDPSVSTTTVQSWTAPAIFYPFGSAAGDTEHVETGGESYYYVGLSTPFKFFGRTYNQIYVNYNGLLTFNVPSVSGLYNPTRGTEDFIAALWNDFDDNYSGVFSYQQYTNGSVLSRASQDINQYFSQVNINADWVFVVTWRYGSQPNPAILFQVVLISGSGQSYFLMNYGDCGMLYGQVEAGYDTINSTYHFVIPDSSNGNYQSLKNTTNVNVPGRWTFSAWAAPAIFYQFGSAAGDTEYSLNSDEGYLLIPFSIPYTFFNHAYNSLYVHFNGLITFNQPQPSSGPNYNPSRGAEDFIAPLWSDLDDYYNGMFLYQEYTNGSVLTRATQDINQYFPQNNFTASWVFVVTWKYGPQQNPAILFQVVLISDGYFSFFLMNYGDCAVLYEQVEAGYDTINSIYNFVIPDSTNGNYQNLKNTTNVNVSGRWAFIASNESVITTTTTTTTTTTTTTTAPTTVQSWTAPAIFYPFGSAAGDTEHFENGGESYYSVGLSTPFKFFGRTYNQIYVNYNGLLTFNIPSMSGPYNPTRGTEDFIAALWNDFDDYYSGVISYQQYTNGSVLSRASQDINQYFFQANINADWVFVVTWKYGSQPNPAILFQVVLISGSGQSYFLMNYGDCGMLYGQVEAGYDTINSISHFVIPDSSNGNFQNLKNTTNVNVPGRWTFSAWAAPAIFYQFGSATGDTEYVSSDEGYISIPFSIPYTFFNHTYNSLYVHFNGLITFTQPQPSSGPTYIPTRGAEDFIAPLWGDLDDYYNGVFSYQQYTNGSVLTRATQDINQYFPQNDFVASWVFVVTWKYGPGQNPAILFQVVLISDGSLSFFLMNYGDCAYGQVEAGYNTIHSIYNFVIPDSTNGNCQNLKNTTNVNVPGRWAFMAGSENVVGLQVRLQSFSDLTKKEDVETVLQQIKQMLLDRGLSSSVVMKIRKVEKTKP; the protein is encoded by the exons ATGAG AAAAAGAACCCCTACATGTGGTTTTATCTCTGACTTCATCATCATGAGACTGTCTCCGGCTTCACAACATCTTCTGCTGCTCCTCTTATCTGTCCTGTCACTCA CAAACCCCTCATTGGCCAACACCACAGATCCATCAG tcaaTACAACAATAACTCCAACAACAACTGCACAGCCATGGACAG taaACCCCTCGTTGACCACCACCACAGATCCATCAG tcaGTACAACAACTGTTCAGTCATGGACAG CGCCAGCAATATTTTATCCATTTGGCTCAGCAGCAGGAGACACTGAACATGTTGAAACTGGTGGTGAAAGCTACTATTATGTTGGTCTTTCAACTCCATTTAAGTTCTTCGGCCGAACATACAACCAGATATAT GTCAATTATAATGGACTCCTTACGTTCAACGTCCCTTCAGTGTCAGGACTATACAATCCCACCAGAGGAACTGAAGATTTCATTGCTGCGCTCTGGAATGACTTTGATGACAATTACAGTGGTGTATTCTCATATCAGCAGTACACCAATGGAAGCGTCCTCAGTCGCGCCTCTCAGGATATCAACCAGTATTTCTCTCAAGTGAACATCAATGCTGATTGGGTCTTTGTCGTCACTTGGAGATATGGATCTCAGCCAAACccg gcAATCCTGTTTCAAGTAGTTTTAATTTCAGGTAGTGGTCAGTCTTACTTTCTGATGAATTATGGTGACTGCGGTATGTTATATGGTCAAGTGGAG GCTGGATATGACACAATAAACTCCACATACCATTTTGTAATCCCTGATTCATCTAATGGCAACTACCAAAGCCTGAAGAACACgactaatgtaaatgttcctGGTCGCTGGACATTTAGTGCATGGGCAG CACCAGCAATATTCTATCAGTTCGGCTCAGCAGCAGGAGACACTGAATATTCTTTAAATTCTGATGAAGGCTATTTATTAATTCCCTTCTCCATTCCATATACATTCTTTAACCACGCGTACAACAGCTTATAT GTTCATTTTAACGGACTCATTACTTTCAACCAACCACAACCCTCATCTGGACCTAACTATAATCCCAGCAGAGGAGCTGAAGATTTCATCGCTCCGCTCTGGAGTGACCTTGATGACTATTATAATGGTATGTTCTTGTATCAGGAGTACACTAATGGAAGTGTCCTCACTCGCGCCACTCAAGATATAAACCAGTATTTCCCTCAGAATAACTTCACTGCTTCTTGGGTCTTTGTCGTCACTTGGAAATATGGACCACAGCAAAACCcg gcAATCCTGTTTCAAGTGGTTTTGATATCAGATggctatttttctttctttctgatgaATTATGGTGACTGCGCTGTACTTTATGAACAAGTGGAG GCTGGATATGACACAATAAACTCCATATACAACTTTGTAATTCCCGATTCAACTAACGGCAACTACCAAAACCTGAAGAACACGACTAACGTAAATGTTTCTGGTCGTTGGGCATTCATCGCAAGCAATGAATCAG tcattacaacaacaacaacaacaacaacaacaacaacaacaactacaacagccCCAACAACTGTTCAGTCATGGACAG CGCCAGCAATATTTTATCCATTTGGCTCAGCAGCAGGAGACACTGAACATTTTGAAAATGGTGGTGAAAGCTACTATTCTGTTGGTCTTTCAACTCCATTTAAGTTCTTCGGCCGAACATACAACCAGATATAT GTCAATTATAATGGACTCCTTACGTTCAACATACCTTCAATGTCAGGACCATACAATCCCACCAGAGGAACTGAAGATTTCATTGCTGCACTCTGGAATGACTTTGATGACTATTACAGTGGTGTGATCTCATATCAGCAGTACACCAATGGAAGCGTCCTCAGTCGCGCCTCTCAGGATATCAACCAGTATTTCTTTCAAGCGAACATCAATGCTGATTGGGTCTTTGTCGTCACTTGGAAATACGGATCTCAACCAAACCCG gcaATCCTGTTTCAAGTAGTTTTAATTTCAGGTAGTGGTCAGTCTTACTTTCTGATGAATTATGGTGACTGCGGTATGTTATATGGTCAAGTAGAG GCTGGATATGACACAATAAACTCCATAAGCCACTTTGTAATCCCTGATTCATCTAATGGCAACTTCCAAAACCTGAAGAACACgactaatgtaaatgttcctGGTCGTTGGACCTTTAGTGCATGGGCAG CACCAGCAATATTCTATCAGTTTGGTTCAGCAACAGGAGACACTGAATATGTTTCTTCTGATGAAGGCTATATATCCATTCCCTTCTCCATTCCATATACATTCTTTAACCACACATACAACAGCTTATAT GTTCATTTTAACGGACTCATTACATTCACCCAACCACAACCCTCATCTGGACCGACCTATATTCCCACCAGAGGAGCTGAAGATTTCATCGCTCCACTCTGGGGTGACCTTGATGACTATTATAATGGTGTGTTCTCGTATCAGCAGTACACTAATGGAAGTGTCCTCACTCGCGCCACTCAGGATATCAACCAGTATTTCCCTCAGAATGACTTTGTTGCTTCTTGGGTCTTTGTTGTCACTTGGAAATATGGACCTGGGCAAAACCcg GCAATCCTGTTTCAAGTGGTTTTGATCTCAGATggcagtctttctttctttctgatgaATTATGGTGACTGCGCATATGGTCAAGTGGAG GCTGGATATAACACAATACATTCTATATACAACTTTGTAATTCCCGATTCAACTAATGGCAACTGCCAAAACCTGAAGAACACGACTAACGTAAATGTTCCTGGTCGTTGGGCATTCATGGCTGGATCAG AAAATGTTGTAGGACTTCAAGTGAGACTTCAGTCATTTTCAGACCTAACAAAGAAGGAAGACGTTGAGACTGTTTTGCAGCAA ATAAAACAAATGCTGTTAGATCGTGGACTGTCAAGTAGTGTCGTGATGAAGATAAGAAAAGTCGAGAAGACAAAGCCGTAG
- the LOC113084936 gene encoding uncharacterized protein LOC113084936, translating to MKVPSGPEVFLFHVFALQEEVAYKTPVHWRRSTTDPIRWITADPCYNYTVLDDPRRSTDNRYSYELMCDVWVSWSGWYRLFIHGQSAQMPDTCVDKYSCGTNVPLWLNGGHPNVADGVVTRGVCGHWFNNCCRTPSSSIRVKACPGGYYVYEFVVPVTCHLAYCAGRGIFYPFGWAVGDAINPVVDDESSSVIQLSSPFLFFGRTYQQIYVNNNGHLTFNKASAEYVPYSFPGYESQDIIAGLWTNLDNSVRGFVSYQQYTSGDVLSQATQDINTHFPNLTFTASRVFVATWNKDAYSNSTITETSFQVVLISGSNSSFILMNYGEIAETGLPVQAGYDTINSTHYFVVPGSDSGSFISNLRNSSNVDVPGQWAFRVDSGPRNSLLKNNVVSFRVRLSSFSDLTQSGNTERLLQKMKQELVKYGLPNNCELKLRKLQKIKP from the exons ATGAAGGTCCCCAGTGGTCCTGAAGTGTTTCTGTTTCATGTCTTCGCCCTTCAGGAGG AAGTGGCCTACAAAACCCCAGTGCACTGGAGGAGGAGTACCACTGACCCCATCAGGTGGATCACTGCAG ATCCCTGCTATAACTACACTGTGCTGGATGATCCTAGGAGATCCACAGACAATCGATATTCCTACGAATTAATGTGTGACGTATGGGTCAGCTGGAGCGGCTGGTACCGTCTCTTCATTCATGGTCAGAGCGCTCAGATGCCAGACACATGTGTTGATAAGTATAGCTGTGGCACTAATGTCCCGCTGTGGCTGAACGGAGGTCATCCGAATGTTGCGGATGGAGTGGTCACTCGAGGCGTCTGTGGTCACTGGTTCAATAACTGCTGCCGTACTCCATCCAGTTCCATTAGAGTCAAAGCCTGTCCAGGAGGTTATTATGTCTATGAGTTTGTGGTGCCAGTTACCTGCCATTTGGCATACTGTGCAG GACGAGGAATATTCTACCCATTCGGCTGGGCAGTAGGAGACGCAATAAATCCTGTTGTTGATGATGAAAGCTCCTCTGTTATTCAGCTGTCGAGTCCATTTCTGTTCTTTGGTCGCACATACCAGCAGATTTAT GTGAATAATAATGGACACCTCACATTCAACAAGGCTTCAGCGGAATATGTTCCATATTCATTTCCTGGTTATGAAAGCCAGGATATAATCGCTGGTCTCTGGACAAACCTCGACAACAGTGTGAGAGGTTTTGTATCTTATCAGCAGTACACCAGTGGAGATGTTCTCTCTCAGGCCACTCAggacataaacacacatttccCAAATCTGACTTTCACTGCTTCTCGGGTTTTTGTTGCAACGTGGAATAAAGACGCTTACTCCAACTCAACCATCACA GAAACATCGTTTCAAGTGGTTTTAATTTCAGGCAGTAATTCTTCATTTATTCTGATGAATTATGGTGAGATTGCTGAAACAGGACTTCCAGTGCAG GCTGGTTATGACACAATAAACTCTACACACTACTTTGTGGTTCCTGGGTCAGACAGCGGCAGCTTCATCTCAAACCTCAGGAACTCCAGTAATGTTGATGTTCCCGGCCAATGGGCCTTCAGAGTGGACAGCGGACCAAGAAACAGCCTCTTGAAAA ACAATGTTGTTAGTTTTCGAGTGAGACTTTCCTCATTTTCAGACCTAACACAGAGTGGAAACACTGAAAGGCTTTTACAGAAA ATGAAACAGGAGCTGGTCAAATACGGTCTGCCAAACAACTGTGAGCTGAAGTTAAGAAAACTGCAAAAGATAAAGCCATAA